A stretch of DNA from Desulfobacterales bacterium:
GGGCACCTGCGGCACGGGCAGCCTTTTCTATGGCGAGGCCCTCCTTGGGTAACGCGATATTCCCGAAGCAAATGTTTTCCGAAGCGGGTAGCTGGTACTTCATAAAATCCTGAAACGTGACACTGATAAGATTCCGGAAAGCATTCGGATCAAAAGAGCGGATATCGATGCCGTCCACTGTAATGGCACCTCGGCACGGATCATATAGGCGGCACAATAATTTTACCAGCGTGGTTTTACCTGATCCGTTTTCACCGACCAAGGCCACGACTTCACCCGGAGAAAGCGTAAAGGAGACCTCCGTTAATACATCCTTGCCAGCACCCGGGTAGCGAAAGCCGACCTGATCAAAGACCACTCCGGTTTGTATGACTGCGGGCACCGGCAGCGGCACCGCCGGCGCGGCGACCTGCGGTTGATAGTCTATAAAGTCATAAAAATTGGATAGAAAAAGATTGTTTTCATACAGATCGGCAAGGCCCCCCAGTAACTCCCTGAAATGCCCCATGCCGCGCTGAAACGCCTGAAAATACATGATCATACCACCGATCGTGACGGCCCCCAGACTCACCCGCCAGGAGAGATAGCCCAAGGTGGCAAAAACAGCCAGAATACTTCCCGTCTGCGCTAAAAATTCCGCAGCAGCGCGTTTTTTATGCAGCGCCACAAATTGCTCTCGAAGTATTTTTCGCAACGCATTGAACCGCGCCATGAGGTATGCCCCAAGGCCGAAAAGTCGAACCTCCTTGGCATGGGCATCGCCCGTCAACATCCAGTTATAGTAGCGGGATTTTCTTTCGGTTCCGGTTTGCGCCTCGCGCCACCGGTACGTCAATTGGGAATATTTGATGCGTAGAAATACACCCGGCAAGGCGGCCGCTATCAAAACCAGCGGCACCCCCCAATGAAGGGAGAACAACAAGGCGGCAACGGCAAGTACGGATACACTGCTCTGCCCCATCGATAAGAGGGTGTTGACAATCCGTGTCGGCCGAAAGGGGCCTTCTTCCTGCGCGCGATGAAGCGTGTCCAGATACCGCGGGTTTTCATAAAACCCGAGATCCACTGAAACGGATTTGGCGTGAAGCAGGTGATACATGTAATCCGTTACGGCCTGAGCCTGCCCTTCCTTTACCATATCACCCAGGAACCGGCAGGCCGCCTCTATTAAGGCCACCGCACCGGCCGCACAAACCAGCACGGCGATTTCCTTTCCGGCCCCGCTTTCCGGACGGGATAGGGTGCCTGCCACCGCATCCACCAGCAGCTTCATCACATAGAGCGCCGCCAGCGGTAACACCCCCTGAATCACCACCAACACGAGGCTCGCGCCGCCCCATCCGGGGCCGGCGGCCCAGGCGAGACGCACCGCGCGATCCACCCTTAAAATATGCTTCAGCTTTCGGGCAAGATCAAAAGGCAAGATGGAAACGTCAGCCAATCACGGAATGCTTTTTTTTGCGCCGAATACAAAGGCCCATCGACACGATGCCCGTACCGATCAGAAAAACCGCCGACGGTTCGGGCACAGGCGCCAGAAAAACATCTCCCGCACTGTAAGGCGTAAATCCAACAGCAAAGCTGCTTCCCATTGCGATCGCATTATCTGAAAAGATATACTGAATTTCTATAGTATTCGTATTTCCCGATATGATCAGATCTTTATCCGGAAGAATCGCTGATGCAAGAAGACCCGCTGTTGGCACCAGCGATGATCCCACGCCTTCAAGCCCGTTGGGATGATCATCGCGAAATAATAAACCCCCGGCATGACTTAACGATGAGGGCGTGGTGTAAGCATAATTCGCCGGGGAAAGGGAATACCCCACTGTCTCAAAGTCATCGAAGTCGGCCTCTGAAGAGGAGGCAGAGTTAAACTCAGCACCGGGCAAATATCCGCGAACATAATAGTCCCAATCATTCAACGTGGCCCCTGTTCCATTACTGTTAATAAACAAGGAGTTAAAATCGCCTTGATACCAAAGGCCGATTCCCTGCTCCGCTAAAAATTTGATGCTAATCTGTTTCAAATACCCGTTTTCAATTATAATACCAGCGCCTAAAATTTCCGGGTTGCCATATGCGTCTTGAGCGTTCAAGGCGGTTTCACTACCCGGCCATTCACGATAGTTGTCACCCATTGTAAACGTGACCGCCAATGCCGGTGCGCAAAAGAACAGAGCGATCAATGCGCTACACAATGTCGTTTTAGTCAACCGAGCCATCGCCATTTCTCCTGATAATCCGGCAACGCCGGATGGGTTCAATGTTCATCTGAAAAAGGATAAAAATCAGCTCACGCCAATGCCGTCACAACGGCCGTTAAGCGCACTGCACGCTTTGTAAGGGCAGCTGCCCTGCGCCGCTTTGCAAACCGCCAACACATTTTCTTCCAGATTTCCTTTGACCAACACCAACAATTCCGGTTTGGCCCATTTTTTCTTTTTACTGTTCATTCTCGCTCCTTTCACCGGTAACACTATCTTTGTTAAGTCAGGCAAATTACCCGCCAAATCACTGTCCTCTGCCGAATAAAACAAAAAAACTACCCCCTCTTCCCGCCGTTCGATACGTCGATAACCGCCCACCGCGCCTTGGCCACATCGCAAAAATAATCCACCGGCAAATCCAATTCCCCGGTTTCCAGAAAAGCATGTGCCGGACACCAGTGACACAGGTTGATAAGGCTGCATTTTCGGCAAGTCTCCAAATAGGCCGTTTGCTGCGACTGCATGGCCCGAATGCGCGGCACCACGTGCGTCAGCGCCTCGGTCAGGCTGCCGCTTTTCAGATCATACTGGCAATCCGGGTGACATAACGCTGCACACAGTCGAAATCGGCCGTCCGCACTCACGGTACATTCTCCGATTCCTGCGCCGCAAATAAAAAGCGCCGAATCCGTGCGCGCCGACACCCACGGCAGCATGAGCTGCTCACACCCTTTTTTTAACGCTATCTTGCGCGCGGCGTCCCCCTGCTCCAGATCGGTTATCTGGGCCGGTGTCAATCGCTCCGCCCTGATTTCCTTGTTGCGTAACGGGTTTCGGTCATACCGAAGATGCAGCAACGGATCGAATCGAAAGGGGTTGCTGCTTTTTATTCTGCAAAAGGCCGCGATATTCGCCATTTCTTTTAAATTCGATTGCATGGCCATGGCTTTTAACGTTACCGGAAGCGCGTTTTTCGCCATCAACCCGAGCCCACGGCTAAATGCCGCAAAAGCGCCCTTTCGCCGGGTCACCCGCTCATAGGTTTCCCGCGTCACGCCGTACACCGAAATTTCTACAGCCCTGGGCGGATAGGCTTTAAACAACCGCACATGCTCTTCCGTGATCAACGTGGCATTGGTGAACACCGACACCAAAAGCCCTTTTTTCTTCAGGGCCAGGTATATCTCCGCAAAATCTTCCCGCAGCAACGGCTCTCCGCCGGTAATCAAGACCCACAGAACCCCCAGGGAAACCGCCTCATCCGCGATGGTTTCAATCTCCTTACAACTTAACTCGGAAGCTTTTGCCGCCCGGTCTTCTTCCGGAAGATTAATGTAACAATGCCGGCAGTCATGATTGCACCGCGCCGTAATCTCTAAATTCATCGCGATCATCGGGGCATGGCCGTCCGGCCGGGCTTGCCACAGCGGGAAATCTTTTAATGGTATTTGGGGCATTAAAAAAGGTCTCAAGTGTTGCGTTTTAAGGCGAATGCGGCTGTGTTATTTCTTAAGGATGAAAGAAGACAGACAAGCGGCCAGGCAGCAGTCCGAGGCGGGAGAACCATGCCGCAAGCAGATCCTTTATTTTCGTCCGGTTATAACAATTGGAGCCGCCGCGCCTCACTTGACTGACACGGCCTAAAACAGCGCTGACGGGAACCGATTCGTCCGCCAGTTTACTGTTATCCCCTTTGGTTTGAACCCGGGTTCCCCGTTTTCGAATGACCCGGTGAACGATCAGTTTTCCCGAAACCGGGTGAAGAACAGCGGCAATGTCTCCCACGTGAAGGCCTGTGCCGGCCGTTACGGCAGACAAGGTGATGACATCGCCGTCACGAATAAAGGGATGCATGCTGGTACCCCTGGCTTTAAACCGAAAATATCCGCCTTTTGCCATCACGGCCGACAAAAGCTCACCCAATCCCGAATCCGAAGTGAAGGGGTTTTTCCCGGGAAGCGTTTCTTGCCGGAATGGGCTCACACAAGAATTCTCCGCCGCAACAGGTCAGCAATGAGATCCCGGATATCCGTTTCGATTTCAGATACCGGCGCGTCATACTGCTGGGACAGGCGCGCCACGACATCTTTGATGCACATCGTGCCGTCCAACAGCGCCCAGACATCTTTTCCCGTCTCATTTAATGAATAAAGGTCATCGTCTGATTCACCCACACCGGCCGAAACCGGCACAATGAGAATCTCGCCTTCGATTTTCCGCACCACCACATGTTCAGAAGGCCGATACGCCGCATTCATATTCACATCCATCCCATCCACCCTCGTTCTAAGTAAAAAAAGTCAACAGGTAACACTTAAAACCGCTTCGACTATCTCTCCACTTGTATCAAAATAAAGCTCATAACACGGCACCTCATTCGCAATCACTTCCACCAAATCAAGCGTTTTTTTCCACCAATCCGCCGTAATAAAGGGCCGGATCAGGCAGGACAGCAGTTTTTGGATGATTTTCCAACGGTTCTTCATCAGCTCCAGGTGATTTTGGCTCGCCTGGTTCAGAAAAAAAATGGCTTTTAACGGCACATCACCGGAAGAAACATCGGGAATATCCCCGTGGCTCCAGGACCCATGGACGCTGAACCCCTTGGGCCAACGTCGAATGATATTTCGGTCATCGCATAACACCTCTGACTGACCGGAAAACAGTTGCGTGATGGTTGATTTCCCGGCGCCGGATTTGCCTACGAATAAATACCCCTGCCGATCTTGCACAATACCGGCCGAATGAACAAAACAAGCTTTCCGGTCCGCCAGAATCCGGGCCAGAAGAATCTGGTCCGTGGGAAACAGCGTCAGAGATTCCAGATCGCCGGTGCGGAACTGATATTCGCCCACCTCATCATTGTAAAAATCGGAACGGGTGTGATCCAGAGAAAAGACCGCCATGCGCTGCCGGTCCGCGTCGTCATCCGCGCTCTGGGGAATCCACGCATAGGTATACGCATCAGCGCTCCGGGAAATCACCCAAGGCGGTTTTCGATAAAGTTCCCTGCTCTGCGGCCTCGACGACAGCAACGGCAACTCAAAATGATGGTGGAGATAGATGGTGTCTTCACCCCGGCCGTCGGTTTCAAACGCTTTAAACTTCGGGTGAAACGTCGAGGGGGTAATGGGCAGATCCGAATCCACCCGAATCGTAATGCCGGCAATTTTGTAAAAGACGCAGTTCGTCAATTTGATTCCTTATCCGGCGAAACCGGAAGCCGGGCGGCTGGGAAGCCGGGCTGCTTGGCGGCCAACAACCTTCTGCAGCGGCCCCCTATCGCCTATTCACCAAAGCCTGACGGCCCAGAATCCCAGAAGGAGCCACAGGGGCAACGAGGCTGCCAGAATGAGCGCATATTTCCGATAGTTGTGGAGTTTTGCGGACAAGGCGTAGTGCCCGGTCCCTCTTCGAAGGAGAAGCGCGATGTCATTCATGTTGAGCGGTTTTGTGATAACATCGTAAGCGCCTTTGTGAAGTGCCTGAACAGCGTCGTCGATGGTGCCTTGGCTTGCGACCATAATGAAAACAACCCGTTTGTCCCGCCGTTTCAATGCATCCAGCAGCGCAATGCCGTCGATATCCGGCAGTTTCAGCTCGGAGAGCACCAGATGAAACCGACCCGGGCCGAAAACAGCCAAGGCCTCCTTGCCGGAACAAACCGCCGTCGCAGGGTAGCCGAGGCGGGACAGATGCGCTACGAGCTTCTCCGCGGCATCCCTGTCATCATCCACGACCAGAATCCGGGTGTTGTAATGGTTGCTTTTTTCCAATCGACAGATCCTTACCGTTGTTCTATCGGCAAGGATACCTAAGATGCAAGATCCTGTCCACTGTCTTTTACCACCCGGCCGGGACACGGCCTCCCGCCATTTTCTTCAACCAGCCAATTTTTTATTGCCGAATTGCGCCGCTCCGCCCGGAAGACCGCCTGCATTCTGCTTTCCCGGGTCACCATTCGCCATGTGGCGTCCAGGTATCTGAGCATATGGGCTTTAAACCGTATGAAATAAAACAGATAATTTCGAAAAGAGCCGTACGGCGCCGGGTATTTCTGAGAAACAAAGGCCGGGGAAGGCGCCAGCACGGCCCGAAGGTTTTTGAGTTTATCCGGTAAGGATTCCGAGGTCCAGATGCCCCAGAAAAAGGGCGAAAGCGCCGGCGCCTGCGTTTCAGGCGTGTCCTCGAAGATATTGACCAGCACCCGCTCAAAGACCTGCCTGTCGCTTTTTCCGGAAAGCGATGCTCCGAACATCGCATCCGGAATCTCAACCTTCAGCAGGGTTCTTGCCATCGCCAACGTCAGTCCCAGCGCTTTTCCCATCCGCCACTGCGCCGCCCGCGACGCAACGCGATCCCAGTCGATGTCGTTTCCGTAGCGGAAAACAATTTCCCTGATATCGCAAAAGGTTCTGATCCCGATCCGGCGGAACTGATGATGTGAGCCCAGATGCATGCACAGATGCAGCAGCAGGTCCTCCGGAGACAGCACCCGGACGCTTTGCCCGGCAATCCGCGCAGATTGCGTTCGTTCCCAGACACCCGCCATGTCAATCGGGTAATCCGTGTCGAGATACCAGTGAAGATCGATACTCAGCACACCCTTTGTCGGGTAGAGACCGGCCCGCATCAGGCACTGTTGCGCCTTTTTAAGATGTTTCTCCCGAACCATGAGATCGACATCCGAGAGGATCCTGGCACCGACATTCTCGTATACGAGCTCGCCCAAGTGCGCCCCCTTCAGGACCACGACCGGGATTTCCCCGGCGGTCAGCACGCCCAGGCATTGGGACAGCGCATGATAGAACCGGACATTCGCCGCGAGATTCCGGAAATACAGTTGCTGCATTCGACCGAAAAGCGCCGGCCGCAGCGCCGCCTGCGCACCGGTTCGCGTTATCCCCAGATAAAGCTGCGGCAACACCAGATGGCAAACGGCCTGCGCGATGATATCGTCCCAGTCTCGGGCGCTCAGCGCCTTCAGCCGGGCTGCGTCTCCACCTTCCG
This window harbors:
- a CDS encoding nucleotidyltransferase family protein; translation: MRETDRLLLDCLCLTEGGDAARLKALSARDWDDIIAQAVCHLVLPQLYLGITRTGAQAALRPALFGRMQQLYFRNLAANVRFYHALSQCLGVLTAGEIPVVVLKGAHLGELVYENVGARILSDVDLMVREKHLKKAQQCLMRAGLYPTKGVLSIDLHWYLDTDYPIDMAGVWERTQSARIAGQSVRVLSPEDLLLHLCMHLGSHHQFRRIGIRTFCDIREIVFRYGNDIDWDRVASRAAQWRMGKALGLTLAMARTLLKVEIPDAMFGASLSGKSDRQVFERVLVNIFEDTPETQAPALSPFFWGIWTSESLPDKLKNLRAVLAPSPAFVSQKYPAPYGSFRNYLFYFIRFKAHMLRYLDATWRMVTRESRMQAVFRAERRNSAIKNWLVEENGGRPCPGRVVKDSGQDLAS
- a CDS encoding PEP-CTERM sorting domain-containing protein, encoding MARLTKTTLCSALIALFFCAPALAVTFTMGDNYREWPGSETALNAQDAYGNPEILGAGIIIENGYLKQISIKFLAEQGIGLWYQGDFNSLFINSNGTGATLNDWDYYVRGYLPGAEFNSASSSEADFDDFETVGYSLSPANYAYTTPSSLSHAGGLLFRDDHPNGLEGVGSSLVPTAGLLASAILPDKDLIISGNTNTIEIQYIFSDNAIAMGSSFAVGFTPYSAGDVFLAPVPEPSAVFLIGTGIVSMGLCIRRKKKHSVIG
- a CDS encoding PqqD family protein; translation: MDVNMNAAYRPSEHVVVRKIEGEILIVPVSAGVGESDDDLYSLNETGKDVWALLDGTMCIKDVVARLSQQYDAPVSEIETDIRDLIADLLRRRILV
- a CDS encoding ABC transporter ATP-binding protein, translated to MADVSILPFDLARKLKHILRVDRAVRLAWAAGPGWGGASLVLVVIQGVLPLAALYVMKLLVDAVAGTLSRPESGAGKEIAVLVCAAGAVALIEAACRFLGDMVKEGQAQAVTDYMYHLLHAKSVSVDLGFYENPRYLDTLHRAQEEGPFRPTRIVNTLLSMGQSSVSVLAVAALLFSLHWGVPLVLIAAALPGVFLRIKYSQLTYRWREAQTGTERKSRYYNWMLTGDAHAKEVRLFGLGAYLMARFNALRKILREQFVALHKKRAAAEFLAQTGSILAVFATLGYLSWRVSLGAVTIGGMIMYFQAFQRGMGHFRELLGGLADLYENNLFLSNFYDFIDYQPQVAAPAVPLPVPAVIQTGVVFDQVGFRYPGAGKDVLTEVSFTLSPGEVVALVGENGSGKTTLVKLLCRLYDPCRGAITVDGIDIRSFDPNAFRNLISVTFQDFMKYQLPASENICFGNIALPKEGLAIEKAARAAGAHHVISGLPAGYDTMLGKWFENGEELSVGQWQKVALARAFYRNAPILVLDEPTSALDVQTEYEVLTRFRSLLNGNSAVLISHRLSTIRMADKILVLDQGRILHIGTHDELTAIDGVYAEMVGKNIRP
- a CDS encoding S24/S26 family peptidase, producing the protein MSPFRQETLPGKNPFTSDSGLGELLSAVMAKGGYFRFKARGTSMHPFIRDGDVITLSAVTAGTGLHVGDIAAVLHPVSGKLIVHRVIRKRGTRVQTKGDNSKLADESVPVSAVLGRVSQVRRGGSNCYNRTKIKDLLAAWFSRLGLLPGRLSVFFHP
- a CDS encoding radical SAM protein; translated protein: MPQIPLKDFPLWQARPDGHAPMIAMNLEITARCNHDCRHCYINLPEEDRAAKASELSCKEIETIADEAVSLGVLWVLITGGEPLLREDFAEIYLALKKKGLLVSVFTNATLITEEHVRLFKAYPPRAVEISVYGVTRETYERVTRRKGAFAAFSRGLGLMAKNALPVTLKAMAMQSNLKEMANIAAFCRIKSSNPFRFDPLLHLRYDRNPLRNKEIRAERLTPAQITDLEQGDAARKIALKKGCEQLMLPWVSARTDSALFICGAGIGECTVSADGRFRLCAALCHPDCQYDLKSGSLTEALTHVVPRIRAMQSQQTAYLETCRKCSLINLCHWCPAHAFLETGELDLPVDYFCDVAKARWAVIDVSNGGKRG
- a CDS encoding response regulator, with the protein product MEKSNHYNTRILVVDDDRDAAEKLVAHLSRLGYPATAVCSGKEALAVFGPGRFHLVLSELKLPDIDGIALLDALKRRDKRVVFIMVASQGTIDDAVQALHKGAYDVITKPLNMNDIALLLRRGTGHYALSAKLHNYRKYALILAASLPLWLLLGFWAVRLW